In Thauera sp. JM12B12, one DNA window encodes the following:
- a CDS encoding sigma-54 dependent transcriptional regulator, whose product MTHTERRNRPQSIDVLVVDDEDDIRELLELSLMRMGLACDSAGSLQAARDLLAQRRYRLCLTDMRLPDGDGLELVEHIQSCQPGLPVAVITAFGSIETAIRALKLGAFDFVTKPVELKALRELVQHALKLRDQAGSEAANAAAGARALIGHSPAFEQLRAQAEKLARNQAPVFIHGESGTGKEVIARTIHSLGARASGPFVPVNCGAISPELMESEFFGHRKGSFTGAATDKEGLFQAANGGTLFLDEIGELPLAMQVKLLRAIQERAVRPVGAHAEEAVDVRILSASHQDLGRLVAEGRFRQDLFFRINVITLRVPPLRERREDIAELAAHILGRLAAREGGLPRRLSPDALQALQRYAFPGNVRELENLLERACALCEGEAIGAADIELYPEQTASGWLTDIAPGMSVGDDAAAHESGSESVAGGDSGDDAERLRIIRALEQTRWNRSAAARNLGMTLRQLRYRLQKWGME is encoded by the coding sequence ATGACACATACCGAACGCCGCAACCGCCCCCAGTCGATCGATGTCCTCGTCGTCGATGACGAGGACGACATCCGCGAACTGCTCGAGCTCTCGCTGATGCGCATGGGCCTGGCCTGCGACAGCGCCGGATCGCTGCAGGCGGCGCGGGACTTGCTCGCGCAGCGGCGCTACCGGCTGTGCCTCACCGACATGCGCCTGCCCGACGGCGACGGCCTCGAGCTGGTCGAGCACATCCAGAGCTGCCAGCCCGGCTTGCCGGTGGCGGTGATCACCGCCTTCGGCAGCATCGAGACGGCGATCCGCGCGCTCAAGCTCGGCGCCTTCGATTTCGTCACCAAGCCGGTCGAGCTCAAGGCGCTGCGCGAGCTCGTGCAGCATGCGCTCAAGCTCAGGGACCAGGCCGGCAGCGAAGCGGCGAATGCGGCGGCGGGCGCGCGCGCGCTCATCGGGCACTCGCCGGCCTTCGAGCAGCTGCGCGCGCAGGCCGAGAAGCTCGCGCGCAACCAGGCGCCGGTGTTCATCCATGGCGAGTCGGGCACCGGCAAGGAAGTCATCGCGCGCACCATCCACAGCCTGGGGGCGCGTGCCTCCGGACCCTTCGTGCCGGTCAACTGCGGGGCGATCTCGCCCGAGCTCATGGAGAGCGAGTTCTTCGGCCACCGCAAGGGCAGCTTCACGGGCGCGGCGACCGACAAGGAGGGGCTGTTCCAGGCCGCCAACGGCGGCACGCTCTTTCTCGACGAGATCGGCGAGCTGCCTCTCGCGATGCAGGTCAAGCTGCTGCGCGCGATCCAGGAGCGCGCGGTGCGTCCGGTCGGCGCACACGCGGAAGAGGCGGTCGATGTCCGCATCCTGTCGGCCTCGCACCAGGATCTCGGGCGGCTGGTCGCGGAGGGGCGCTTCCGCCAGGATCTGTTCTTCCGCATCAACGTCATCACCTTGCGCGTGCCCCCCCTGCGCGAGCGCCGCGAGGACATCGCCGAGCTTGCTGCCCACATCCTCGGGCGGCTCGCCGCGCGCGAGGGTGGGCTGCCGCGCAGGCTCTCCCCCGACGCCCTGCAGGCGCTGCAGCGATATGCCTTCCCGGGCAACGTGCGCGAGCTCGAGAACCTGCTCGAGCGCGCCTGCGCGCTGTGCGAGGGTGAGGCGATCGGCGCCGCCGACATCGAGCTCTACCCCGAGCAGACCGCCTCGGGCTGGCTCACCGACATCGCGCCGGGCATGTCCGTTGGCGACGACGCCGCCGCGCACGAAAGCGGGAGCGAGTCCGTGGCGGGCGGCGATTCGGGCGACGACGCCGAGCGCCTGCGCATCATCCGCGCCCTCGAGCAGACGCGCTGGAACCGCTCCGCCGCCGCGCGCAATCTCGGCATGACCCTGCGCCAGCTGCGCTACCGGCTGCAGAAATGGGGAATGGAGTAG
- a CDS encoding ATP-binding protein, with translation MRIAVPAAPTEARILPSPEGDRARRASLRYLNFFRLVLAGLFLVAGHELGLGSEAPRLYHVIAFGYLGAVLALGFPDAARRFGFERTVAMQVVVDVLALSLIMWVSGGYRSGIPALIMVMLAGAGLIAEGRMVMFTAALATLAVLIENTWRYAAGGQSVDFLQVGIFCAGFFGIALVARLLALRASTNASLAAERGAALAKQQAVNEHIIRDMRDGVIVVDARGRILHANRQAVALLGMTDSNAEGLEGLALRDLDAAFEHVLQPGVAPEGRLLRVGPGGRLLRCRAVAGEAGSAAAGDTLLYLTDFDDIQRQLQQIKLAALGRLTASMAHEIRNPLSAVTQAAELLREEKRADMQGRLVRIINDNAQRIERMIRDVLALGRREQAMPEALPLAGFVREVIDARLFRAPEEAPLYAVDIDPAATLAIDRAHLHQILDNLLANACRYCSGEPGAIRVWAEALPGERLALHVRDDGPGFDEATRAHLFEPFFTTHPKGTGLGLYIARELAEANDADLELASAGAGAHLVLSARTQP, from the coding sequence ATGCGCATCGCCGTGCCGGCCGCGCCGACTGAGGCGCGCATCCTGCCGTCGCCCGAGGGTGACCGCGCGCGCCGGGCATCGCTGCGCTACCTGAACTTCTTCCGGCTCGTACTCGCCGGGCTCTTCCTTGTCGCCGGCCACGAACTCGGCCTCGGCAGCGAGGCGCCGCGCCTGTACCACGTCATTGCCTTCGGTTACCTGGGGGCCGTGCTCGCACTGGGTTTTCCGGATGCTGCGCGGCGTTTCGGCTTCGAGCGCACGGTGGCCATGCAGGTGGTCGTCGATGTGCTCGCGCTGTCGCTGATCATGTGGGTCAGCGGTGGCTACCGCAGCGGCATCCCGGCGCTGATCATGGTCATGCTCGCCGGCGCCGGCCTGATCGCGGAAGGGCGCATGGTGATGTTCACGGCGGCGCTCGCCACCCTGGCCGTCCTCATCGAGAACACCTGGCGCTATGCCGCGGGCGGGCAGTCGGTCGATTTCCTGCAGGTGGGCATCTTCTGCGCCGGCTTCTTCGGCATCGCCCTCGTCGCCCGCCTGCTCGCGCTGCGCGCCAGCACCAACGCTTCGCTCGCCGCCGAACGCGGCGCGGCGCTCGCCAAGCAACAGGCGGTGAACGAACACATCATCCGCGACATGCGCGACGGGGTGATCGTGGTCGATGCGCGTGGCCGCATCCTGCACGCGAACCGTCAGGCGGTGGCGCTGCTCGGCATGACGGATTCCAACGCCGAGGGGCTGGAGGGCCTGGCACTGCGTGACCTCGACGCGGCCTTCGAGCACGTCCTGCAGCCAGGCGTGGCCCCCGAGGGGCGGCTGCTGCGCGTGGGGCCGGGAGGACGCCTGCTGCGCTGCCGGGCGGTGGCCGGCGAGGCGGGCAGCGCGGCGGCCGGCGACACGCTGCTCTATCTCACCGATTTCGACGACATCCAGCGCCAGCTGCAGCAGATCAAGCTCGCCGCGCTCGGCCGCCTCACCGCCAGCATGGCGCACGAGATCCGCAATCCGCTGTCGGCCGTCACCCAGGCCGCGGAGCTGCTGCGCGAGGAGAAGCGCGCCGACATGCAGGGGCGCCTGGTGCGCATCATCAATGACAACGCTCAGCGCATCGAACGCATGATCCGCGACGTGCTCGCCCTCGGTCGCCGCGAGCAGGCGATGCCCGAGGCTCTGCCGCTGGCCGGATTCGTCCGCGAGGTGATCGACGCGCGTCTGTTCCGTGCCCCCGAAGAGGCGCCGCTGTATGCGGTCGACATCGACCCGGCCGCCACGCTCGCGATCGATCGTGCCCATCTGCACCAGATCCTCGACAACCTGCTCGCCAATGCCTGCCGCTACTGCTCCGGCGAGCCTGGCGCGATCCGCGTGTGGGCCGAGGCACTGCCCGGCGAGCGTCTCGCGCTCCATGTGCGGGACGACGGGCCCGGCTTCGACGAGGCCACCCGCGCGCATCTCTTCGAACCCTTCTTCACCACCCATCCCAAGGGCACCGGCCTGGGCCTCTACATCGCGCGCGAGCTCGCCGAAGCCAACGACGCCGATCTCGAGCTCGCCAGCGCCGGCGCCGGCGCCCACCTGGTGCTCAGCGCGCGCACACAGCCATGA
- a CDS encoding XrtA/PEP-CTERM system-associated ATPase — translation MYESFFKLRGKPFQLNPDPAFFYGSRGHRRAMAYLEYGLHQSEGFIVITGEVGAGKTTIVRSLLEQLDPERVVAANIVSTQIDANDMLRMVAAAFGVPARNLDKAGLLLAIETYLVSIAAAGKRALLVVDEAQNLTPSAVEELRMLSNFQLEDHALLQSFLVGQPEFRDIMQRAEMQQLRQRVIASYHLGPLDAEETRGYIEHRLSHVGWTDDPIFDAGAFNAIYGYSGGIPRKINTLCDRLMLAAFLAERHVVSENDVREVIDELKEEFASAQARPVHTPHFATTGEAAPVLRLDALALERLRATPELAAQAAGLAGSYDLQRIEARIAGLEQSVSATLNILSQLLEAVRRDEPATDKTQ, via the coding sequence ATGTACGAATCATTCTTCAAGCTCCGCGGCAAACCCTTCCAGCTCAACCCGGATCCGGCCTTTTTCTACGGCAGCCGCGGGCACCGGCGGGCGATGGCCTACCTCGAGTACGGCCTGCACCAGAGCGAGGGCTTCATCGTCATCACCGGCGAGGTCGGTGCCGGCAAGACGACCATCGTGCGCAGCCTGCTCGAGCAGCTCGACCCCGAGCGCGTGGTCGCCGCCAACATCGTCAGCACCCAGATCGACGCCAACGACATGCTGCGCATGGTGGCCGCCGCCTTCGGCGTGCCTGCCCGCAACCTCGACAAGGCCGGCCTGCTCCTGGCGATCGAGACCTATCTGGTGTCCATCGCCGCGGCGGGCAAGCGTGCGCTGCTGGTCGTCGATGAGGCGCAGAACCTCACCCCTTCGGCGGTCGAGGAGCTGCGCATGCTGTCCAACTTCCAGCTCGAGGACCATGCGCTGCTGCAGAGCTTCCTGGTCGGGCAGCCGGAGTTCCGCGACATCATGCAGCGCGCCGAGATGCAGCAGCTGCGCCAGCGCGTGATCGCCTCCTACCACCTCGGCCCGCTCGACGCCGAGGAGACGCGCGGCTACATCGAGCACCGCCTCTCCCACGTCGGCTGGACCGACGACCCCATCTTCGATGCGGGCGCGTTCAACGCCATCTACGGCTACTCGGGCGGCATCCCGCGCAAGATCAACACCCTGTGCGACCGCCTCATGCTGGCGGCCTTCCTCGCCGAGCGTCACGTCGTCAGCGAGAACGACGTCCGCGAAGTCATCGACGAGCTCAAGGAAGAGTTCGCCTCGGCGCAGGCCCGTCCGGTGCACACGCCGCACTTTGCCACGACCGGCGAGGCCGCCCCCGTGCTCCGGCTCGATGCGCTCGCGCTCGAGCGTCTGCGCGCCACGCCCGAGCTCGCCGCGCAGGCCGCCGGCCTCGCCGGCAGCTACGACCTGCAACGCATCGAGGCCCGCATCGCCGGCCTCGAGCAGTCGGTGTCGGCTACCCTCAACATCCTCAGCCAGCTCCTGGAGGCCGTGCGCCGCGACGAGCCGGCAACGGACAAGACCCAATGA
- a CDS encoding XrtA system polysaccharide chain length determinant, with the protein MEELVSQITGYLRGMWRFRWWGLALAWVVGIVAGVVIYKMPDKYESSARVFVDTQSVLRPLMAGLAVQPNVDQQIAMLSRTLISRPNVEKLITMADLDLEVNTPEQREALITELSKDLRIGSADRTNLFTLSYADTRPERAQRVVQSLLSLFVESGLGSKRQDTDAARRFIEEQIRSYEQKLTEAENRVKEFRLRNMAVLGDGARDYISQIGAMSEQLQQAQLELREAENARESLQRQIVGEEPVLLPQTPSANAVSIPEIDGRIDTLKRNLDELLLRYTDQHPDVLGTRRLIQDLEAQKIQQIEAMQAAGGSQFGALDSNPVYQQMKLALVQAESKVASLRVRVGEFQSRLDQLRDQARMVPQIEAEMAQLNRDYSVHKSNYDALVARRESANIAVDMNTQTGVADFRVIDPPTLATKPSAPNRILLIPLAGLAGLAAGFALTFLVSQLRPAFSDARSLREITGVPVLGTVSMLRTPERSAARRRGLFAFGLGIAAYAGAFAAAAFALRLIQG; encoded by the coding sequence ATGGAAGAACTCGTATCACAGATCACCGGCTACCTGCGCGGCATGTGGCGCTTCCGGTGGTGGGGCCTTGCGCTCGCCTGGGTCGTCGGCATCGTTGCGGGCGTCGTGATCTACAAGATGCCTGACAAGTACGAATCCAGCGCGCGCGTTTTCGTGGACACGCAGTCCGTGTTGCGCCCGCTGATGGCGGGTCTTGCCGTGCAGCCCAACGTCGATCAACAGATCGCCATGCTCAGCCGAACCTTGATCAGTCGTCCCAACGTCGAGAAGCTGATCACCATGGCCGACCTCGACCTGGAGGTGAACACGCCGGAGCAGCGGGAGGCGCTCATTACCGAGCTGTCCAAGGATCTTCGCATCGGATCCGCCGATCGCACCAACCTCTTCACCTTGTCCTATGCCGATACTCGGCCTGAGCGGGCGCAGCGTGTGGTGCAGTCCCTGCTGTCGCTGTTCGTCGAGTCCGGCTTGGGCAGTAAGCGCCAGGATACGGATGCCGCGCGCCGATTCATCGAAGAGCAGATTCGCAGTTACGAACAAAAGCTCACCGAGGCCGAGAACCGTGTGAAGGAGTTCCGTTTGCGCAACATGGCTGTTCTTGGGGACGGCGCGCGCGACTATATCTCGCAGATCGGGGCCATGTCCGAGCAACTCCAGCAAGCCCAACTCGAACTTCGCGAAGCCGAGAATGCGCGCGAATCGCTGCAGCGACAGATTGTTGGCGAGGAGCCGGTACTTCTGCCGCAGACGCCTTCGGCGAATGCGGTGTCCATCCCCGAGATCGATGGACGTATCGATACACTCAAGCGCAACCTCGACGAGCTTCTCTTGCGCTATACCGACCAGCATCCCGACGTGTTAGGTACCCGTCGCCTGATCCAGGATCTTGAAGCACAGAAGATCCAGCAGATAGAGGCCATGCAGGCCGCGGGTGGTAGCCAGTTCGGTGCGCTGGATTCCAACCCGGTTTACCAGCAAATGAAGCTTGCACTCGTACAGGCCGAGTCCAAGGTGGCCTCGTTGCGCGTGCGGGTCGGCGAGTTCCAGTCGAGGCTAGACCAGCTTCGTGACCAGGCGCGCATGGTCCCGCAGATCGAAGCCGAGATGGCCCAGCTCAACCGCGACTACAGCGTGCACAAGAGCAACTACGACGCGCTCGTGGCGCGCCGTGAGTCGGCCAACATCGCGGTCGACATGAACACGCAGACCGGTGTGGCGGACTTCCGCGTCATCGATCCGCCGACGTTGGCGACCAAACCCTCTGCGCCTAACCGCATCTTGCTGATTCCGCTCGCAGGACTTGCCGGTCTGGCGGCCGGCTTTGCGCTCACGTTTCTGGTCAGCCAGCTCCGTCCAGCATTCAGCGACGCGCGCTCCTTGCGCGAGATCACGGGGGTGCCCGTTCTTGGCACGGTCTCCATGCTGCGCACGCCCGAGCGCTCAGCGGCTCGCAGGCGGGGGTTGTTCGCCTTTGGGCTTGGGATCGCGGCCTATGCGGGTGCGTTTGCCGCGGCGGCCTTTGCGTTGCGGCTGATCCAGGGTTGA
- a CDS encoding MBL fold metallo-hydrolase: MNPTILHRGARNGVTGSCHQLFVEGDNSFLVDCGLFQGTETAPDGKAGADRLDIDFPVAGIGALILTHVHIDHCGRLPWLLAAGFKGPILCSEPSARLLPTVLADAFEVGVSRNKAMVERYLDMVEPRIRALPYGKWHTIYRSAGASCRIRLQRAGHILGSAYVECELSGPAWPEKRRVVFSGDLGAPHAPLLPAPRSPWQADVLVLETTYGDRQHEDRRNRRKRLQAVVERALEDGGTVIIPAFSIGRTQELLYEFEDILHTQRQRPGKHADRWDRLKIFLDSPLALRFTELYRELQPFWDAEARARVRAGRQPLSYEQLVAIDSHERHLANVQRLARSREPAIVIAASGMCAGGRVVNYLKAMLGDPRHDVLFVGYQARGTPGHAIQTFGPRGGYVDLDGERIAIRAGVHSMSGYSAHADQADLTRFVTRMRHLPGEVRLVHGEDEVRAAFARHLEAATGGEVKIVA, encoded by the coding sequence ATGAACCCGACCATCCTCCATCGCGGCGCCCGCAATGGCGTCACCGGCTCCTGCCACCAGCTCTTCGTCGAGGGCGACAACTCCTTTCTGGTCGACTGCGGCCTGTTCCAGGGCACCGAGACGGCACCCGACGGCAAGGCCGGCGCCGACCGCCTCGACATCGATTTCCCCGTGGCGGGCATCGGCGCGCTCATTCTCACCCACGTCCACATCGACCACTGCGGCCGGCTGCCCTGGCTGCTCGCAGCCGGCTTCAAGGGCCCGATCCTGTGCAGCGAGCCCTCCGCGCGCCTGTTGCCCACCGTGCTCGCGGACGCCTTCGAGGTCGGTGTCTCGCGCAACAAGGCCATGGTCGAGCGCTACCTCGACATGGTCGAGCCCCGCATCCGCGCGCTGCCGTACGGCAAGTGGCACACGATCTACCGCAGCGCCGGCGCCAGCTGCCGCATCCGCCTGCAGCGCGCCGGGCACATCCTGGGCTCGGCCTATGTGGAGTGCGAACTCTCCGGCCCGGCCTGGCCCGAGAAGCGTCGTGTCGTCTTTTCCGGCGACCTCGGTGCGCCGCACGCGCCGCTGCTGCCGGCGCCGCGTTCGCCCTGGCAGGCTGACGTGCTGGTGCTCGAGACCACCTACGGCGATCGCCAGCACGAAGACCGCCGCAACCGGCGCAAGCGCCTCCAGGCGGTGGTCGAGCGCGCGCTGGAAGACGGCGGCACGGTGATCATTCCCGCCTTCAGCATCGGCCGCACGCAGGAGCTGCTGTACGAGTTCGAGGACATCCTCCACACCCAGCGCCAGCGCCCGGGCAAGCATGCGGACAGGTGGGACAGGCTGAAGATCTTCCTCGACTCCCCGCTCGCGCTGCGCTTCACCGAGCTGTACCGTGAGTTGCAGCCCTTCTGGGATGCCGAGGCCCGCGCCCGCGTGCGCGCCGGACGCCAGCCGCTGAGCTACGAGCAGCTGGTCGCGATCGACAGCCACGAGCGCCATCTCGCCAACGTGCAGCGCCTGGCGCGCAGCCGCGAGCCGGCCATCGTGATCGCCGCCAGCGGCATGTGCGCCGGCGGCAGGGTGGTGAACTACCTCAAGGCCATGCTCGGTGATCCGCGCCACGACGTGCTCTTCGTCGGCTACCAGGCGCGCGGCACGCCCGGCCACGCCATCCAGACCTTCGGCCCGCGCGGCGGCTATGTGGACCTGGACGGCGAGCGGATCGCCATCCGCGCCGGCGTGCATTCGATGTCTGGCTACTCGGCCCACGCCGACCAGGCCGACCTCACCCGCTTCGTCACCCGCATGCGCCACCTTCCGGGCGAGGTGCGGCTGGTGCATGGCGAGGACGAGGTGAGGGCGGCGTTCGCGCGCCATCTGGAGGCGGCGACCGGGGGGGAGGTCAAGATCGTTGCTTGA
- a CDS encoding XrtA/PEP-CTERM system exopolysaccharide export protein — protein MLVAAAGTLAGCASSFPSAPPVAADAEYNYQIGPGDTLNIVVWRNPELSMSVPVRPDGKITTPLVEDLPALGKDATTLARDIEKELAKFIREPVVTVIVTNFAGPYSEQIRVVGEAAQPRILPYTQKMTLLDVMIAVGGLTQFADGNNASILRTGEGNKQYSVRIKDLIKRGDVSANVEMRPGDVLIIPQSWF, from the coding sequence ATGCTTGTCGCCGCTGCCGGCACGCTGGCTGGCTGCGCTTCGTCGTTCCCCTCGGCGCCGCCTGTTGCCGCCGACGCCGAGTACAACTATCAGATTGGCCCCGGCGACACGCTCAACATCGTGGTCTGGCGCAACCCGGAACTGTCGATGTCGGTGCCGGTGCGCCCCGACGGCAAGATCACCACGCCGCTGGTCGAGGACCTACCCGCGCTGGGCAAGGATGCCACCACGCTGGCGCGCGACATCGAGAAGGAACTCGCAAAGTTCATTCGCGAGCCTGTAGTCACCGTCATCGTCACCAACTTCGCCGGACCCTACAGCGAGCAGATCCGCGTCGTAGGTGAGGCCGCGCAGCCGCGCATCCTTCCCTACACGCAGAAGATGACCTTGCTCGACGTGATGATCGCCGTCGGTGGCCTCACTCAGTTTGCCGACGGGAACAACGCCAGCATCCTGCGCACCGGTGAGGGCAACAAGCAGTACAGCGTCCGCATCAAGGATCTCATCAAGCGTGGCGACGTTTCTGCCAACGTCGAAATGCGTCCGGGTGATGTGCTGATCATCCCGCAGAGCTGGTTCTGA
- a CDS encoding XrtA-associated tyrosine autokinase: MSLIEKAAQRLDQLKQASAEPGDEALAPAPSASVVAVSEPAVAAKAATRSSEVPLATAHEPAAAVSRMIQIDLAVLAAKGMVSPEHPRSPIAEEYRVIKRPLLRNATDASSARIDNANLIMVTSALPGEGKTFSAINLAVSMAMELDYTVLLVDADVSRPSVFRQLGLPPERGLMDVLAGDVTDLSDVLLRTNVEKLSILPAGMPHQRATELLASESMNRLLRQIATRYPDRIVVFDSPPLLVTTESRVLATHMGQVVVVVESERTTHASVKQALATIESCPIKLMLLNKSRQGGPGGYYGYGYGYGYGEKPRDNAA; the protein is encoded by the coding sequence ATGAGTCTTATTGAAAAAGCCGCGCAGCGACTCGATCAGCTCAAGCAGGCCTCAGCCGAGCCCGGCGACGAGGCTCTTGCGCCTGCACCGTCGGCGTCTGTCGTTGCCGTGTCCGAGCCCGCTGTCGCCGCCAAGGCGGCTACCAGGTCCTCCGAAGTTCCTTTGGCGACAGCCCATGAGCCTGCCGCGGCCGTGTCGCGGATGATTCAGATCGACCTCGCGGTACTTGCGGCAAAAGGGATGGTCTCGCCCGAGCATCCGCGCTCCCCAATCGCCGAGGAATACCGCGTCATCAAGCGTCCGCTGCTGCGCAACGCGACCGATGCCAGCTCGGCCCGCATCGACAACGCCAACCTGATCATGGTCACCAGCGCCCTACCGGGCGAGGGTAAGACTTTCAGCGCCATCAACCTGGCAGTCAGCATGGCGATGGAGCTCGACTACACCGTGCTGTTGGTCGATGCAGACGTGTCGCGACCTTCGGTCTTCCGACAACTCGGCCTGCCGCCAGAACGCGGTCTGATGGACGTGCTCGCCGGCGACGTGACCGATCTCAGCGACGTTCTGTTGCGCACCAACGTCGAGAAGCTGTCGATCCTGCCTGCCGGGATGCCGCACCAGCGCGCAACCGAGCTGCTTGCTTCCGAGAGCATGAACCGGCTCCTCAGGCAGATCGCCACACGCTACCCCGACCGCATCGTGGTGTTCGATTCGCCGCCCTTGCTGGTTACGACCGAGTCGCGTGTGCTCGCCACCCACATGGGGCAGGTGGTCGTGGTCGTCGAGTCCGAGCGCACCACGCACGCTTCGGTCAAACAGGCGCTGGCCACGATCGAAAGCTGTCCGATCAAGCTGATGCTGTTGAACAAGTCGCGTCAGGGCGGTCCGGGAGGCTACTACGGATATGGATACGGATATGGCTATGGCGAAAAGCCGCGCGACAACGCGGCCTGA
- a CDS encoding TIGR03016 family PEP-CTERM system-associated outer membrane protein, which produces MAKSRATTRPEIGAPRLALISALLLSLTAAGAAQAQTVRIQPTLDTRLTWTDNVDTEENGQQDWIAEISPGVSISRESGRFSGGLNMSLRNTVHADQTEDNATYLDLQGRGTIEAIEDAFFVDLGASISRDNRSAFTGRFAGDTLDNDEDNETRLFSIGPRFGFRFGESGEGNIGYEERWLTGGSDTLGDQRTGTLRASIADPVSFRLFGWGLDYSRTDTSYDEGDSRDVTEEVGRGTLFINIDPQFRLRAIGGYESNDYALIQGESGAIWGAGFDWYPTDRTAISATSEERIFGTGYNVSVQHRMARSVWSLSATRDISSQLDELEEAYFLTDRYQDIFGALKGSPLGNRFTDDELRLLARDIYFLDDPGSIRTNRYYVSRGITAGVSLIGVRNTLTFSVGQTDRTALNTFEGTADISDDFDGRERIKTRTASVSLSHQLSGLSALNVSLMRSEGEGDGAENDETDRTMFTLGVSRTLSPNASGSLTYRHIKSEGDDSYTENAVTATLGMRF; this is translated from the coding sequence ATGGCGAAAAGCCGCGCGACAACGCGGCCTGAGATCGGCGCCCCGCGTCTCGCCCTGATTTCTGCGCTCCTCCTGTCGCTAACGGCAGCAGGTGCGGCGCAGGCACAGACCGTGCGCATCCAGCCCACGCTGGATACGCGACTGACGTGGACCGACAACGTCGACACCGAAGAGAACGGCCAGCAAGACTGGATCGCCGAAATATCCCCCGGCGTGTCGATCAGCCGCGAGTCGGGCCGCTTCAGTGGCGGGCTCAACATGAGCCTGCGAAATACTGTCCACGCCGATCAGACAGAGGACAACGCCACCTACCTCGACTTGCAGGGCAGGGGCACCATAGAGGCGATTGAGGATGCGTTCTTCGTCGATCTTGGGGCCTCGATCAGCCGCGACAACCGCTCAGCCTTTACGGGCCGGTTTGCGGGCGACACGCTCGACAACGACGAGGACAACGAAACCCGCCTGTTCTCGATCGGGCCGCGTTTCGGCTTTCGCTTCGGTGAGAGCGGCGAGGGCAACATCGGTTACGAGGAGCGTTGGTTGACCGGAGGCTCCGATACCCTCGGCGACCAACGTACCGGCACCTTGCGGGCCAGCATTGCAGACCCCGTGTCCTTTCGCCTGTTTGGTTGGGGGCTGGACTATTCCCGTACCGACACCAGCTACGACGAGGGCGACAGCCGTGATGTCACGGAGGAGGTCGGCCGCGGCACGCTCTTCATCAACATTGATCCGCAGTTCCGGCTGCGCGCGATCGGCGGTTACGAGTCTAACGACTACGCCTTGATCCAGGGCGAGAGTGGTGCAATCTGGGGCGCGGGCTTCGACTGGTACCCCACCGATCGGACGGCCATATCGGCCACCAGCGAAGAACGCATCTTCGGTACCGGCTACAACGTCAGCGTTCAGCATCGCATGGCGCGCTCCGTGTGGAGCCTGTCCGCGACGCGCGATATTTCGTCACAACTCGATGAGCTCGAAGAGGCCTATTTCCTAACCGACAGGTACCAGGACATTTTTGGTGCCCTTAAGGGGTCTCCTCTGGGCAATCGATTTACGGACGACGAGTTGCGCCTGCTCGCCCGCGATATCTATTTCCTCGACGACCCGGGTTCGATCCGAACCAACCGATACTACGTATCGCGAGGGATCACGGCGGGGGTCAGCCTCATCGGCGTGCGCAACACACTCACGTTCAGTGTGGGGCAGACCGACCGGACTGCCTTGAACACCTTCGAGGGCACGGCTGATATTTCCGACGATTTCGATGGCCGCGAACGGATCAAGACTCGAACAGCGTCGGTCTCGCTCAGTCACCAATTGTCCGGGCTCTCGGCCCTCAATGTCAGCTTGATGCGCTCGGAAGGTGAGGGCGACGGCGCCGAGAACGACGAAACGGACCGCACTATGTTCACCCTCGGCGTCAGCCGCACCCTCAGCCCCAACGCCAGCGGCAGCCTCACCTATCGCCACATCAAGTCCGAGGGTGACGACAGCTACACCGAGAACGCCGTCACCGCCACGCTCGGCATGCGGTTCTGA